One part of the Phragmites australis chromosome 3, lpPhrAust1.1, whole genome shotgun sequence genome encodes these proteins:
- the LOC133912468 gene encoding uroporphyrinogen decarboxylase: protein MATACPPVSLSCTSLLRGRSARARPTRRQLSVVRCSAVGEAVAEEAAVGAGEEPLLVSAIRGKKVERPPVWLMRQAGRYMKSYQLLCERYPSFRERSENVDLVVEISLQPWKVFRPDGVILFSDILTPLPGMNIPFDIVKGKGPVIYDPLRTAAAVNEVREFVPQEWVPYVGQALNLLREEVKNEAAVLGFVGAPFTLASYCVEGGSSKNFTMIKKMAFSEPAILHNLLQKFTTSMANYIKYQADNGAQAVQIFDSWATELSPADFEEFSLPYLKQIVDSVRETHPDLPLILYASGSGGLLERLPLTGVDVVSLDWTVDMAEGRKRLGSNIAVQGNVDPGVLFGSKEFISKRIYDTVQKAGNVGHVLNLGHGIKVGTPEENVAHFFEVAKGIRY from the exons ATGGCGACCGCGTGCCCGCCGGTCTCGCTGTCGTGTACCTCCCTCCTCCGCGGCAGGTCCGCCCGCGCCCGGCCCACACGCCGGCAGCTCTCCGTCGTCCGCTGCAGCGCCGTCGGAG AGGCGGTTgccgaggaggcggcggtcggggCGGGGGAGGAGCCGCTGCTGGTGAGCGCCATAAGGGGGAAGAAGGTGGAGAGGCCGCCCGTCTGGCTTATGAGGCAGGCCGGGAGGTACATGAAG AGCTATCAATTGCTCTGCGAGCGATATCCTTCATTCCGTGAAAGATCAGAAAATGTTGACCTAGTTGTTGAGATCTCTCTGCAACCGTGGAAGGTTTTCAGACCTGATGGA GTTATCTTGTTCTCGGATATCCTTACTCCACTTCCTGGGATGAACATACCTTTTGACATTGTGAAAggaaaaggtccggtgatttaTGATCCCTTGAGAACAGCAGCTGCTGTAAATGAAGTCAGAGAATTTGTTCCACAGGAGTGGGTCCCTTATGTAGGCCAGGCTTTAAATTTGCTGCGAGAAGAG GTTAAGAATGAAGCTGCTGTGCTAGGTTTTGTTGGAGCTCCCTTTACCTTGGCATCTTATTGTGTGGAAGGAGGTTCATCGAAGAACTTTACAATGATTAAGAAAATGGCCTTCTCAGAACCAGCG ATTCTACATAACTTGCTACAAAAGTTCACAACATCTATGGCTAACTACATTAAATACCAAGCGGACAATGGGGCACAGGCTGTCCAAATTTTTGATTCATGGGCTACTGAACTTAGCCCAGCTGATTTTGAGGAGTTTAGCCTGCCTTATCTAAAACAGATAGTGGATAGTGTTCGCGAAACACATCCTGACTTGCCTCTTATACTATATGCAAGTGGATCTGGGGGCTTGCTGGAGAGGCTTCCTTTGACTGGTGTTGATGTTGTCAGCTTGGACTGGACGGTTGATATGGCTGAGGGAAGGAAAAGGTTGGGATCTAACATAGCAGTTCAAGGGAATGTGGACCCTGGTGTTCTTTTCGGGTCGAAAGAGTTCATAAGCAAGCGGATTTATGACACTGTGCAGAAGGCTGGTAATGTTGGACATGTATTGAACCTTGGTCATGGCATTAAGGTTGGAACTCCAGAGGAAAATGTGGCTCACTTCTTTGAGGTTGCAAAAGGAATCAGATACTAA